The bacterium genome includes a region encoding these proteins:
- the ybeY gene encoding rRNA maturation RNase YbeY: MPRQRPKADGADPHPFPQPELDDPDSRSSGRLDVALSGSRVRVNRRLLRRVVSHALAAEGVRPRELTLALLDPEEMRAANCEFHGLDEATDHLGFQYEAPPGEVSGDILICPEVCVEQAVDYGETPRRELARVAIHGVLHLCGWRDDHPSRRRRMRAREDELLAGLDLLPGIESWLKGGRHAG; the protein is encoded by the coding sequence GTGCCACGACAACGACCGAAAGCTGACGGCGCCGACCCCCACCCTTTCCCCCAGCCCGAACTGGACGATCCCGATTCACGAAGTAGCGGGCGGCTGGACGTCGCCCTTTCCGGATCACGGGTTCGCGTCAACCGTCGCCTGCTGCGGCGCGTGGTGAGCCATGCCCTCGCCGCCGAGGGGGTGCGCCCCCGCGAGCTGACCCTGGCCCTGCTCGATCCGGAGGAGATGCGGGCCGCCAACTGCGAGTTCCATGGCCTGGACGAGGCCACCGACCATCTGGGCTTCCAGTACGAGGCCCCGCCGGGTGAGGTCTCGGGGGACATCCTCATCTGCCCCGAAGTCTGTGTGGAGCAGGCCGTGGACTACGGGGAGACGCCCCGCCGCGAACTGGCCCGGGTGGCCATCCACGGCGTGCTGCACCTGTGCGGTTGGCGCGACGACCATCCGTCGCGCCGGCGGCGCATGCGCGCCCGCGAGGACGAGCTGCTGGCCGGCCTGGATCTCCTGCCGGGGATCGAGTCCTGGCTGAAAGGCGGCCGCCATGCTGGCTGA
- a CDS encoding hemolysin family protein, giving the protein MLAELVLFALLLVLSGFFSGSETAFFSLGKLQIKQQREDGGAPGRRVAHLLGKPQRLLVTILVGNTVANTAAATLATLMAHHWAVSVGLSLELVIPVTIIFVTLSLLIVSEVTPKALAFRHNVELARAAALPLQLSQVLLWPLVKPILAITNVVRRRFKDEDGVPFTPGELKTLLEVGAEEGSLEEDEKELIHSIFEFGETTVREVMVPRIDMICLAHDTGLEEAVDLIRREGHSRIPMYRERVDNVIGVLYAKDLIPFLHQREALPALDQLARLPYFVPEGKKIDELLREFQANRIHMAIVVDEYGGTAGLVTLEDILEEIVGEIQDEFDAEAPPWRRTADEGWVIDSGMLLEDVNALLEEEILPTAEEYETLGGFIYELAGEVPKAGDTYEHLGWRFTVMTMKRHRIGLVKTKRVEPVARNERDGN; this is encoded by the coding sequence ATGCTGGCTGAGCTGGTCCTTTTCGCCCTGCTGCTGGTGCTGTCGGGCTTCTTTTCGGGCAGCGAGACGGCCTTCTTCAGCCTGGGCAAGCTGCAGATCAAGCAGCAGCGGGAGGATGGCGGCGCGCCCGGTCGGCGGGTCGCCCATCTGCTGGGCAAGCCCCAGCGCCTGCTGGTGACCATCCTGGTGGGCAACACCGTGGCCAACACGGCGGCCGCCACCCTGGCCACCCTGATGGCCCACCACTGGGCGGTGTCGGTGGGCCTCTCCCTCGAGCTGGTCATCCCCGTCACCATCATCTTCGTGACCCTCTCCCTCCTCATCGTCTCCGAGGTGACGCCCAAGGCCCTGGCCTTCCGGCACAACGTGGAGCTGGCGCGGGCCGCGGCGCTGCCCCTGCAGCTCTCCCAGGTGCTGCTCTGGCCGCTGGTCAAGCCCATCCTCGCCATCACCAACGTCGTCCGCCGCCGTTTCAAGGACGAGGACGGCGTCCCCTTCACCCCCGGCGAGCTGAAGACCCTGCTCGAGGTGGGCGCCGAGGAGGGGAGCCTGGAGGAGGACGAGAAGGAGCTGATCCACTCCATCTTCGAGTTTGGCGAGACCACGGTGCGCGAGGTGATGGTGCCGCGCATCGACATGATCTGCCTTGCCCACGACACCGGCCTGGAGGAGGCGGTGGACCTGATCCGCCGCGAGGGGCACAGCCGCATCCCCATGTACAGGGAGCGGGTGGACAATGTGATCGGCGTGCTCTACGCCAAGGACTTGATCCCCTTCCTGCACCAGCGCGAGGCCCTGCCGGCGCTTGATCAGCTTGCCCGCCTGCCCTACTTTGTGCCGGAGGGCAAGAAGATCGACGAGCTGCTGCGCGAGTTCCAGGCCAACCGCATCCACATGGCCATCGTGGTGGACGAGTACGGCGGAACCGCCGGCCTGGTCACCCTCGAGGACATCCTCGAGGAGATCGTGGGGGAGATCCAGGACGAGTTCGACGCCGAGGCCCCGCCCTGGCGGCGGACGGCGGACGAAGGTTGGGTGATCGATTCCGGCATGCTGCTGGAGGACGTCAACGCCCTGCTCGAGGAGGAGATCCTGCCCACGGCCGAGGAGTACGAGACCCTGGGCGGCTTCATCTACGAGCTGGCTGGCGAGGTGCCCAAGGCCGGCGACACCTATGAGCATCTGGGTTGGCGCTTCACCGTGATGACGATGAAGCGGCATCGCATCGGTCTGGTGAAGACCAAGCGCGTGGAGCCAGTGGCAAGAAATGAGCGCGACGGGAATTAG
- a CDS encoding peptidylprolyl isomerase, which yields MPRFLFCLLAILVAAHHAGAAPVFVTRAQAREYLLTKGVPLDKPMLDDLMQAVLPEIHEHTLLALAWEGQGRRLTPQQLDQLEQAHREIAVRLCRERRLGMASVPPVNVDDYEQLSRYVYFTSHILLADETAARRAVERLSRGESFAELARRLSRDPGSATLGGSLGALLTGQTVLEFEDALLRLRPGEVSPPVESPFGWHIIRLDSLRERDIEFGPIERAELSGILERHARHRAELEVQARLWKNHRIEIFTAAASGAGVSAGTIVAHTADTTLTRGQLDEMMRQAFGAQSGMATANLGPDFLRFWVEQDAWLREARRDGTWLSRETLDLVDLRERLLKSALLVNEQIAPAIRPTEEDLENYLWANPQEFLAERAFGLWTFEFPTREKARAARDLSRREKLDPAMLAERLGLTLHPRELSAEAARALPAEIHGALIDLDPDEWSDVMELRQPGRTSRWVFYSLIGRRLPQIAESVGLRRAVEERVRAAMITAEIQRTVEEMKRRTALTEVRWAS from the coding sequence GTGCCACGCTTCCTGTTCTGCCTCCTGGCCATCCTGGTCGCGGCGCACCACGCCGGAGCCGCCCCCGTCTTCGTCACCCGCGCCCAGGCCCGCGAGTATCTGCTCACCAAGGGCGTCCCGCTGGACAAGCCCATGCTGGACGACTTGATGCAGGCCGTCCTGCCCGAGATCCACGAGCACACCCTGCTGGCCCTGGCCTGGGAGGGGCAGGGGCGGCGGCTGACACCCCAGCAGCTGGACCAGCTGGAGCAGGCCCACCGGGAGATCGCCGTGCGCCTCTGCCGGGAACGTCGCCTGGGCATGGCTTCCGTTCCGCCCGTCAACGTGGACGACTACGAGCAGCTCTCCCGCTATGTCTACTTCACCAGCCACATCCTGCTGGCGGACGAGACGGCGGCGCGCCGCGCGGTTGAACGCCTCTCCCGCGGCGAGTCCTTTGCCGAGCTGGCCCGCCGGTTGTCCAGGGATCCGGGATCGGCCACCCTGGGCGGCAGCCTGGGCGCGCTGCTCACCGGGCAGACCGTGCTGGAGTTCGAGGACGCCCTGCTGCGCCTGCGCCCGGGGGAGGTATCGCCGCCGGTGGAATCGCCCTTTGGTTGGCACATCATCCGCCTGGACAGCCTGCGCGAGCGCGACATCGAGTTCGGGCCGATCGAGCGCGCCGAGCTGAGCGGCATCCTGGAACGGCACGCCCGCCACCGGGCCGAGCTGGAGGTCCAGGCCCGCCTCTGGAAGAACCATCGCATCGAGATCTTCACCGCCGCGGCTTCGGGCGCCGGCGTGTCCGCCGGCACCATCGTGGCCCACACGGCGGACACAACCCTCACGCGGGGCCAACTGGACGAGATGATGCGCCAGGCCTTCGGCGCCCAGAGCGGCATGGCCACCGCGAACCTGGGCCCGGACTTCCTGCGCTTCTGGGTCGAGCAGGACGCCTGGCTGCGGGAGGCGCGCCGCGACGGCACCTGGCTCAGCCGCGAGACCCTGGATCTAGTCGATCTGCGCGAGCGCCTGCTCAAGAGCGCCCTGCTCGTCAACGAGCAGATCGCCCCCGCCATCCGGCCCACGGAGGAGGACCTGGAGAACTACCTCTGGGCCAACCCGCAGGAGTTCCTGGCCGAGCGCGCCTTCGGCCTCTGGACCTTCGAGTTCCCCACCCGGGAGAAGGCGCGGGCCGCCCGCGACCTCTCCCGCCGCGAGAAACTCGATCCGGCCATGCTGGCCGAGCGTCTGGGGCTGACGCTTCATCCGCGCGAGCTGAGCGCCGAGGCGGCCCGGGCCCTGCCCGCCGAGATCCACGGCGCCCTCATCGACCTGGATCCGGACGAATGGAGCGATGTGATGGAGTTGAGGCAGCCCGGCCGGACCAGCCGCTGGGTCTTCTACAGCCTCATCGGACGGCGCCTGCCCCAGATCGCTGAAAGCGTCGGCCTGCGCCGGGCGGTGGAGGAGCGGGTCCGGGCCGCCATGATCACGGCGGAGATCCAGCGCACGGTGGAGGAGATGAAGCGCCGCACCGCTTTGACCGAGGTCCGCTGGGCCTCCTGA
- a CDS encoding RsmE family RNA methyltransferase has protein sequence MKRTTRLVLPALPREGGWVDLDDGKSHHLLRVLRLAEGQDLEVLDGAGGLATAQLTVDGRRVRLHCQPPWSLPHPSPRLEAWMPLIRPERLETAVEKLTELGVARILVYSSERTGNQRRPPELARLWRLMDAALEQSGNPWRPELTAVVPLAGLLAQVEPPLLVAGRDHAVAGPFPERLPGRLALLAGPEGGFSPDEELLLAGRVLGRISLGQHVLRAETAMIALAAAVQARASIHEKS, from the coding sequence ATGAAGCGGACAACCAGGCTGGTGCTGCCGGCCCTTCCCCGCGAGGGTGGCTGGGTCGATCTGGATGACGGGAAGAGCCACCACCTGCTGCGCGTGTTGCGACTGGCGGAGGGCCAGGATCTGGAGGTCCTGGATGGCGCCGGGGGCTTGGCCACGGCCCAATTGACTGTGGATGGTCGGCGGGTCCGGCTGCACTGCCAGCCCCCCTGGAGCCTGCCCCACCCTTCCCCGCGGCTGGAGGCCTGGATGCCGCTCATCCGCCCGGAGCGCCTGGAGACGGCCGTCGAGAAGTTGACCGAACTGGGCGTGGCGCGGATCCTGGTCTACTCCAGCGAGCGGACGGGCAACCAGCGTCGTCCGCCCGAGCTGGCCCGCCTGTGGCGCCTGATGGATGCCGCGCTGGAGCAATCAGGCAACCCCTGGCGGCCGGAGCTGACTGCGGTCGTTCCGCTGGCCGGGCTGCTGGCCCAGGTGGAGCCGCCCCTCCTCGTCGCCGGGCGGGACCACGCCGTCGCCGGGCCTTTTCCCGAGAGGCTGCCCGGCAGGCTGGCCCTCCTCGCCGGTCCCGAGGGCGGCTTCTCCCCAGATGAGGAGCTTCTCCTGGCCGGGCGCGTCCTGGGCCGGATCAGCCTGGGCCAGCATGTCCTGCGGGCCGAGACGGCCATGATCGCGCTGGCCGCCGCGGTGCAGGCCCGGGCCAGCATCCATGAAAAGTCTTGA
- a CDS encoding rhomboid family intramembrane serine protease, which yields MSLEHRIEGWRELDPMARPGPVLRGLMLALAAVYLLQGPLELERWAILRPEEALLQGRLWQLLSYALLHQGLLHLLFNLLGLWVFGTELERVWGSRPFLYYLVFCAVGAGLAHSLIDPFISGEPVGVAGASGAVYGLMAAYGLLFRSRKLFFLGIIPVRAGVLALGFAALAIFSGVFQSGDGVAHVAHLGGMISGLGLLLAAPVRNQWRLWRHRRRMLRHLRRKGGNDPSPATRIAPGADLSRIEARLDELLDKVSRQGLEALTGEERAFLDEASAWLRERRKQGR from the coding sequence ATGAGTCTGGAGCATCGCATCGAGGGCTGGCGGGAGCTGGATCCCATGGCCCGGCCGGGACCCGTCCTGCGCGGCTTGATGCTGGCGCTGGCGGCCGTCTACCTGTTGCAGGGGCCCCTGGAGCTGGAGCGCTGGGCCATCCTCCGTCCCGAGGAGGCGCTGCTGCAGGGCCGCCTCTGGCAGCTGCTCAGCTACGCCCTGCTTCATCAGGGCCTGCTGCACCTTCTCTTCAACCTGCTGGGCCTGTGGGTCTTCGGCACGGAGCTGGAAAGAGTCTGGGGCTCCCGGCCCTTCCTTTACTATCTCGTCTTCTGCGCAGTGGGAGCGGGGCTGGCCCACAGCCTCATCGATCCCTTCATCAGCGGCGAACCGGTGGGCGTGGCGGGCGCCTCGGGCGCCGTGTACGGGCTGATGGCGGCCTATGGCCTGCTCTTCCGTTCGCGCAAGCTCTTCTTCCTTGGGATCATCCCTGTGCGCGCCGGCGTGCTGGCCCTGGGATTCGCCGCGCTGGCCATTTTCTCCGGCGTGTTCCAGAGCGGGGACGGCGTGGCCCACGTCGCCCATCTGGGCGGCATGATCAGCGGCCTGGGCCTGTTGCTGGCGGCGCCGGTCCGCAACCAGTGGCGCTTGTGGCGGCATCGGCGGCGCATGCTGCGCCATTTGCGGCGCAAGGGCGGCAACGACCCGTCGCCCGCCACCCGGATCGCTCCGGGGGCGGACCTCTCCCGGATCGAGGCCCGCCTGGACGAACTGCTCGACAAGGTGTCGCGCCAAGGCCTCGAGGCCTTGACCGGCGAGGAGCGGGCTTTCCTCGACGAGGCTTCGGCTTGGCTGCGTGAACGCCGGAAGCAGGGCCGATGA
- a CDS encoding PhoH family protein: MSRAAAARQSGSLMDNESLLLALDGLEPQALFGPGDVHIRKIEEVFSARLALRGGDLRIVSCRSDVDLLRRAVGDMAAIARRKGLLELEDVDTVLRLTMAGQVADADPGQFSVVVNTPTGPLRTRTAGQERLVRAAGANLVTIAIGPAGTGKTYLAVAMAVAALVERRVQRIVLTRPAVEAGENLGFLPGDLKEKVDPYLRPLYDSLFDMMEPERMARLVEQQIVEVAPLAFMRGRTLNNAFIILDEAQNTTPGQMKMFLTRLGQNSRAVVTGDVTQIDLVDPGRSGLVQIRQILRGVRDVAFVELEKADVVRHRLVRDIIHAYEEYDGRATTTTES, encoded by the coding sequence ATGAGCCGGGCGGCGGCGGCCCGCCAATCCGGGAGCCTGATGGACAACGAAAGCCTGTTGCTGGCGCTGGACGGTCTCGAGCCCCAGGCCCTCTTCGGCCCGGGCGACGTCCACATCCGCAAGATCGAGGAGGTCTTCTCGGCGCGCTTGGCCCTGCGCGGAGGGGATCTGCGCATCGTCTCCTGCCGCAGCGACGTCGACCTGCTGCGGCGGGCCGTGGGGGACATGGCGGCCATCGCGCGGCGCAAGGGCCTGCTGGAGCTGGAGGACGTGGACACCGTGCTGCGCCTGACCATGGCCGGCCAGGTGGCGGACGCCGATCCCGGGCAGTTCTCAGTCGTGGTCAACACGCCCACCGGTCCCCTCCGGACGCGCACGGCCGGCCAGGAGAGGCTGGTGCGGGCGGCGGGGGCCAACCTGGTCACCATCGCCATCGGCCCGGCCGGCACGGGCAAGACCTACCTGGCCGTGGCCATGGCCGTGGCCGCGCTGGTCGAGCGCCGCGTGCAACGCATCGTGCTCACCCGGCCGGCCGTGGAGGCGGGGGAAAACCTGGGCTTCCTGCCCGGCGACCTCAAGGAGAAGGTGGACCCCTACCTGCGCCCGCTTTACGACAGCCTCTTCGACATGATGGAGCCGGAGCGCATGGCCCGCCTGGTGGAGCAGCAGATTGTGGAAGTGGCGCCCCTCGCCTTCATGCGGGGACGAACGCTCAACAACGCCTTCATCATCCTGGACGAGGCGCAGAACACCACTCCCGGCCAGATGAAGATGTTCCTCACGCGCTTGGGGCAGAACAGCCGCGCCGTGGTGACCGGCGACGTGACGCAGATCGACCTGGTCGATCCGGGGCGCAGCGGACTGGTTCAGATCCGGCAGATCCTGCGCGGAGTGCGCGACGTGGCCTTCGTCGAACTTGAAAAGGCCGATGTAGTTCGCCATCGTTTGGTCCGTGACATCATTCACGCCTATGAGGAGTACGACGGCCGTGCCACGACAACGACCGAAAGCTGA
- a CDS encoding PhoH family protein — MRRTVILDTNVLLHDPRALYAFNGSRLVIPITVIAEIDKFKKGVGEVSRNAREASRQIDDLRRLGSLTQGVAMPEGGTLTVAGAGERIEFPEGLSPGLADDCILAIGLQYKAPRGWPKLFVTMDVNMRIKAGAYGLEATGFEDRRVRVDDLFQGYHLIQVPAGWIDEFFTVGHLDMEENSGLHPNEGVVLQDAERPERTALGTFQANPSRLHLLRTEDAGLGIRARNLGQHFALHFLLDETIQLVTLAGRAGTGKTLLALAAGLRQVLDEDSPYRRMVVSRPVFPMGKELGFLPGSLEEKLGPWMTPIHDNLEQLLDGLAGNGRKGQKLTEQKLRQSGVLEVEPLSYIRGRSLPRQFFIVDEVQNLTPHEVKTIITRAGNGTKVVLTGDPEQIDNPYVDAMSNGLSYVIDRFRDQSVSAHATLSKGERSRLAGLAAELL, encoded by the coding sequence ATGAGGCGGACCGTGATCCTGGACACGAACGTCCTGCTGCATGATCCCAGAGCCCTCTACGCCTTCAACGGTTCACGCCTGGTCATCCCCATCACGGTCATCGCCGAGATCGACAAGTTCAAGAAGGGCGTGGGCGAGGTGAGCCGCAACGCCCGCGAGGCCAGCCGGCAGATCGACGATCTGCGGCGGCTGGGTTCCCTCACCCAGGGCGTGGCCATGCCGGAGGGAGGGACCCTCACCGTGGCCGGCGCCGGGGAGCGGATCGAATTCCCCGAAGGCCTCAGCCCCGGCCTTGCCGACGATTGCATCCTGGCCATCGGCCTGCAGTACAAGGCGCCCCGCGGCTGGCCCAAGCTCTTCGTCACCATGGACGTCAACATGCGCATCAAGGCGGGAGCCTACGGCCTGGAGGCCACGGGCTTCGAGGACCGCCGCGTGCGCGTGGACGACCTCTTCCAGGGCTACCATCTCATCCAGGTGCCGGCCGGCTGGATCGACGAGTTCTTCACCGTGGGCCATCTGGACATGGAGGAGAACTCGGGCCTGCACCCCAACGAGGGCGTCGTCCTGCAGGACGCCGAGAGGCCGGAACGCACCGCCCTGGGCACTTTCCAGGCCAACCCCAGCCGCCTGCACCTGCTGCGCACGGAGGACGCCGGCCTGGGCATCCGCGCCCGCAACCTGGGCCAGCATTTCGCCCTGCATTTCCTGCTGGACGAGACGATCCAGCTGGTGACCCTGGCCGGCCGCGCCGGCACGGGCAAGACCCTGCTCGCCCTGGCCGCCGGCCTGCGCCAGGTGCTGGACGAGGACTCGCCCTACCGCCGCATGGTGGTCAGCCGGCCCGTCTTCCCCATGGGCAAGGAGTTGGGCTTCCTGCCCGGCTCTCTTGAAGAGAAGCTGGGTCCCTGGATGACGCCCATCCACGACAACCTGGAACAGCTCCTGGACGGTCTGGCGGGCAATGGCCGCAAGGGACAGAAGCTCACGGAGCAGAAGCTCCGCCAGTCCGGCGTGCTCGAGGTGGAGCCCCTCTCCTACATCCGGGGACGCAGCCTGCCGCGCCAGTTCTTCATCGTGGACGAGGTGCAGAACCTCACGCCCCACGAGGTGAAGACGATCATCACGCGGGCCGGCAACGGCACCAAGGTGGTGCTCACGGGCGACCCCGAGCAGATCGACAATCCCTATGTGGACGCCATGTCCAACGGCCTCTCCTACGTCATCGACCGCTTCCGCGATCAGTCGGTCAGCGCCCACGCCACCTTGAGCAAGGGGGAACGCAGCCGCCTGGCCGGGCTGGCGGCGGAGCTTCTCTAA
- the rpsU gene encoding 30S ribosomal protein S21: MAHIRVREGEPFDRAFRRFTKSCEKAGILSELRRKQRYDKPSEIRKRMLNAAKRKQRKMMSEQRRQGLI; this comes from the coding sequence ATGGCGCATATTCGTGTTCGCGAGGGGGAACCTTTTGATCGGGCATTCCGGCGATTCACCAAATCCTGTGAGAAGGCGGGCATCCTCAGCGAACTGCGGCGCAAGCAGCGCTACGACAAGCCCTCGGAGATCCGCAAGCGGATGCTGAACGCGGCCAAGCGGAAGCAACGCAAGATGATGTCCGAGCAGCGCCGTCAGGGCTTGATCTAG
- the aspS gene encoding aspartate--tRNA ligase, with protein sequence MMRSHTCGELRAGHEGQAVQLSGWVNRVRNLGGLGFLDLRDRHGMTQVVFEPEQPELMERAGRLHMESVIRVYGTVRRRPGAMANPEMATGEVEVVAAELELLSPADVLPFTLEAEDTAGEELRLKHRYLDLRRPHKAGFLLLRHRMAQTVRRALDGLGFLEIETPVLMKSTPEGARDYLVPSRIHPGCFYALPQSPQTYKQLLMVAGFDRYFQIVKCFRDEDLRSDRQPEFTQIDLELSFGDEADVQEAAEQVMAALFRELKGEELPLPLPRLTWREAMDRFGSDKPDLRIPLEIRPLDQLAGSSGFAVFQEAVQGGGVLRGLVFPGLAAAFSRKRIDGLQDYARHLGGQGVVVVRWTEEGLSSQIAKFTGEAWLEEMARAAGAAPGDLLILAAGEFRLVCKLLGNIRLRLAREEGLVDSSRHRLLWVTDFPMFEFDEEEQRLVAAHHPFTQPKREQLEAGVAPAELLSRGYDLVMDGQEIAGGSVRIHEREMQARVFTMLGISDEEAREKFGFLLEAFRYGTPPHAGCAFGFDRLVMIFGGTDNIRDVIAFPKTNRAASPMDGSPGRVDERQLVELHIALRGGSTAGDGGGEA encoded by the coding sequence ATGATGCGCAGCCACACCTGCGGGGAACTGAGGGCGGGACACGAGGGCCAGGCCGTGCAGCTGTCGGGCTGGGTCAACCGGGTGCGCAACCTGGGAGGCCTGGGCTTCCTCGATCTGCGCGACCGCCACGGCATGACGCAGGTGGTCTTCGAGCCGGAGCAGCCCGAGCTGATGGAGCGGGCCGGGCGCTTGCACATGGAGTCGGTCATCCGTGTGTATGGCACGGTGCGGCGCCGCCCCGGCGCCATGGCCAACCCGGAGATGGCCACGGGCGAGGTGGAGGTGGTGGCCGCGGAGCTGGAGCTGCTTTCCCCCGCCGACGTCCTGCCCTTCACCCTCGAGGCGGAGGACACGGCGGGCGAGGAGCTGCGCCTCAAGCACCGCTACCTGGACCTGCGCCGGCCGCACAAGGCCGGCTTCCTGCTGCTGCGCCACCGCATGGCCCAGACCGTGCGGCGCGCCCTGGACGGCCTGGGTTTCCTCGAGATCGAGACGCCCGTCCTGATGAAATCCACGCCGGAGGGGGCCCGCGACTATCTCGTGCCCAGCCGCATCCATCCCGGCTGCTTCTACGCCCTGCCGCAAAGTCCCCAGACCTACAAGCAGCTGCTCATGGTGGCGGGCTTCGACCGCTATTTCCAGATCGTCAAGTGCTTCCGCGACGAGGACCTGCGCAGCGACCGCCAGCCCGAGTTCACCCAGATCGACCTTGAGCTGTCCTTCGGCGACGAGGCCGACGTGCAGGAGGCGGCCGAGCAGGTGATGGCCGCCCTCTTCCGCGAGTTGAAGGGCGAGGAGCTGCCCCTGCCGCTGCCCCGCCTCACCTGGCGGGAGGCGATGGACCGCTTCGGCAGCGACAAGCCGGACCTGCGCATTCCCCTCGAGATCCGCCCCCTGGACCAGCTGGCCGGGAGCTCGGGCTTCGCCGTGTTCCAGGAGGCCGTCCAGGGCGGCGGGGTGCTGCGCGGCCTGGTCTTCCCCGGCCTGGCCGCCGCCTTCAGCCGCAAACGGATCGACGGCCTGCAGGACTACGCCCGCCACCTGGGAGGTCAGGGCGTGGTGGTGGTGCGTTGGACGGAGGAGGGCCTGTCCAGCCAGATCGCCAAGTTCACGGGCGAGGCCTGGCTGGAGGAGATGGCCCGCGCCGCGGGCGCCGCCCCGGGGGATCTGCTCATCCTGGCGGCGGGCGAGTTCCGCCTCGTCTGCAAGCTGCTGGGCAACATCCGCTTGCGCCTGGCCCGCGAGGAGGGACTGGTGGACTCTTCCCGCCACCGCCTGCTTTGGGTGACGGACTTCCCCATGTTCGAGTTCGACGAGGAGGAACAGCGCCTGGTGGCGGCCCACCATCCCTTCACCCAGCCCAAGCGCGAACAGCTGGAGGCGGGCGTGGCCCCCGCCGAGCTGCTTTCCCGCGGCTACGACCTGGTGATGGACGGGCAGGAGATCGCGGGCGGCAGCGTGCGCATCCATGAGCGCGAGATGCAGGCCCGCGTCTTCACCATGCTCGGCATCTCCGACGAGGAGGCACGGGAGAAGTTCGGCTTCCTGCTCGAGGCCTTCCGCTACGGCACGCCGCCCCACGCCGGCTGCGCCTTCGGCTTCGACCGCCTCGTCATGATCTTCGGGGGCACGGACAACATCCGCGACGTGATCGCCTTCCCCAAGACGAACCGGGCCGCCTCGCCCATGGACGGCAGCCCCGGCCGCGTGGATGAACGCCAGCTGGTCGAGCTGCACATCGCCCTGCGTGGCGGAAGCACGGCCGGAGACGGGGGCGGGGAGGCATGA